One genomic window of Pseudomonas chlororaphis subsp. piscium includes the following:
- the otnI gene encoding 2-oxo-tetronate isomerase: MPRFAANLSMLYPEHPFLDRFAAAAADGFEAVEYLFPYDYSAEELKQRLSDNGLVQALFNAPPGDWAAGERGTVTLPGREAEFRAGFDRALEYAAVLGNSRIHVMAGLLPSESLRERHHGVYLENLAYATAQAAKIGVTVLLEPINTRDMPGFFLNRQDQAQAICKEVGASNLKVQFDCYHCQIVEGDLATKLRRDFAGIGHIQIAGVPDRQEPDLGELNYPYLFGLMDQLGYDGWVGCEYRPRGDTSAGLQWLRDWKAF; the protein is encoded by the coding sequence ATGCCTCGTTTTGCTGCCAACCTAAGCATGCTCTACCCGGAACACCCGTTTCTCGACCGTTTCGCCGCCGCTGCGGCCGACGGTTTCGAAGCGGTGGAATACCTGTTCCCCTACGACTACAGCGCCGAGGAACTCAAGCAGCGCCTGAGCGACAACGGCCTGGTCCAGGCGCTGTTCAACGCACCGCCCGGCGACTGGGCGGCGGGCGAGCGGGGCACCGTGACCCTGCCCGGGCGCGAGGCGGAGTTCCGCGCCGGCTTCGACCGCGCCCTGGAATACGCCGCGGTGCTGGGCAACTCACGGATCCATGTGATGGCCGGCCTGCTGCCCTCGGAAAGCCTGCGCGAACGCCATCACGGGGTGTACCTGGAGAACCTGGCCTACGCCACCGCCCAGGCGGCCAAGATCGGGGTCACCGTGCTGCTGGAGCCGATCAACACCCGCGACATGCCGGGCTTCTTCCTCAACCGCCAGGACCAGGCCCAGGCGATCTGCAAGGAAGTCGGCGCGAGCAACCTCAAGGTGCAGTTCGACTGCTACCACTGCCAGATCGTCGAGGGCGACCTGGCGACCAAACTGCGTCGCGACTTCGCCGGCATCGGCCATATCCAGATCGCCGGCGTGCCGGACCGCCAGGAGCCGGACCTGGGCGAGTTGAACTATCCGTATCTGTTCGGATTGATGGACCAGCTGGGCTACGACGGCTGGGTCGGTTGCGAGTATCGGCCGCGGGGCGATACCTCCGCTGGCCTGCAATGGCTGCGGGACTGGAAAGCCTTCTGA
- a CDS encoding SLC13 family permease, with amino-acid sequence MSPLILMLTAGAGIALLLFLVLKYKFQPFVALMLVSILVALVAGVKPADLVATIEGGMGKTLGHIAIIIALGAMIGRIIELSGGAEALAKTLIERFGNRRTPLALTIAGFIIGVPVFFEVGVIILMPLAYGVARRARKPLLVFALPMCAALLTVHAFLPPHPGAVAAASQLGADLGRVLMFGLPLTALLCYVGYRVAGRMTRRFYPMTDDIRAEVYGPHVTNEDLQAWTNGNAKDPQQAAVAVSHMGLEESTSAIVAKLPPAPAPGFGLIVSLILLPIVLILLGTLATSLLPAESNLRGVMTVLGAPLVALLIDTLLCAWLLGSRRGWSRNQVSDVIGSALPGVAMVILIAGAGGVFGKVLVDTGIGAVVSDLLRTTGLPVLALGFLLTMLLRAVQGSTTVALVTTAGIISPLIATLNLTPNHMALLCLAMGGGGLAMSHINDAGYWIFTKLAGLNVADGLRTWTVITTLLGTLGFCITLLIWPFV; translated from the coding sequence ATGAGCCCGCTTATCCTGATGTTGACGGCCGGCGCGGGCATCGCGCTGCTGCTGTTCCTGGTGCTCAAGTACAAGTTCCAGCCCTTTGTCGCGCTGATGCTGGTGAGCATCCTGGTGGCACTGGTGGCCGGGGTGAAACCGGCCGACCTGGTGGCGACCATCGAAGGCGGCATGGGCAAGACCCTCGGCCATATCGCGATCATCATCGCCCTCGGCGCCATGATCGGGCGGATCATAGAGCTGTCCGGCGGCGCCGAGGCCTTGGCCAAGACCCTGATCGAGCGTTTCGGCAACCGCCGCACGCCGCTGGCGCTGACCATCGCCGGGTTCATCATCGGCGTGCCGGTGTTCTTCGAAGTGGGGGTGATCATCCTTATGCCGCTGGCCTATGGCGTGGCTCGCCGGGCGCGCAAGCCGCTGCTGGTGTTCGCCTTGCCGATGTGCGCTGCGCTGCTCACCGTGCATGCGTTCCTGCCGCCCCATCCGGGCGCCGTGGCCGCGGCCAGCCAGCTGGGCGCCGACCTGGGCCGGGTGCTGATGTTCGGCCTGCCGCTCACCGCCTTGCTGTGCTACGTCGGTTACCGCGTGGCCGGGCGCATGACTCGGCGCTTCTACCCGATGACCGACGACATCCGCGCCGAAGTCTATGGACCCCATGTGACCAACGAGGACCTGCAGGCCTGGACCAACGGCAATGCCAAGGACCCGCAACAGGCCGCAGTGGCCGTGTCCCACATGGGCCTGGAAGAATCCACCAGCGCCATAGTCGCCAAGCTGCCGCCGGCGCCCGCGCCCGGTTTCGGCCTGATCGTCAGCCTGATCCTGCTGCCGATCGTGCTGATCCTGCTGGGCACCCTGGCCACTTCGCTGCTGCCGGCCGAGTCAAACTTGCGTGGCGTCATGACCGTGCTCGGCGCGCCGCTGGTGGCGCTGCTGATCGATACCTTGCTGTGCGCCTGGCTGCTGGGTTCGCGCCGTGGCTGGAGCCGCAACCAGGTGTCGGACGTGATCGGCTCGGCCTTGCCGGGCGTGGCCATGGTGATCCTGATCGCCGGGGCCGGCGGGGTGTTCGGCAAGGTGCTGGTGGACACCGGGATCGGCGCGGTGGTCTCCGACCTGCTGCGCACCACCGGCCTGCCGGTGCTGGCCCTGGGCTTCTTGCTGACCATGCTCCTGCGTGCGGTGCAGGGTTCGACCACCGTGGCCCTGGTGACCACCGCCGGGATCATCAGCCCGCTGATCGCCACCCTGAACCTGACCCCCAACCACATGGCGCTGCTGTGCCTGGCCATGGGCGGTGGCGGGTTGGCCATGTCCCATATCAACGACGCCGGCTACTGGATCTTCACCAAACTCGCCGGGCTCAACGTGGCCGACGGCCTGCGCACCTGGACTGTGATCACCACCTTGCTCGGTACCCTGGGTTTCTGTATTACCTTGCTGATCTGGCCTTTTGTCTGA
- the otnK gene encoding 3-oxo-tetronate kinase, translating into MTDSTARPLLGCIADDFTGATDLANMLVRGGMRTVQSIGIPSREVAAGLDADAIVIALKSRTTPVAEAVEESLAALDWLREQGCEQIFFKYCSTFDSTAAGNIGQVSEALLQALNSDFTLACPAFPENGRTIFRGHLFVQDQLLSESGMQHHPLTPMTDANLVRVLQAQTQLKVGLLRYDSIAGGVEAVRAKIAELRQQGIGMAVADALSDQDLYTLGSACADLPLLTGGSGLALGLPGNFRRAGKLRDFDVASLPTVEGGEVVLAGSASVATIGQVAAWLEADRPALRIDPMALAAGKPVVEQALAFARDSDETVLIYATSTPAEVKAVQQQLGVERAGTLVENALGEIAAGLRQNGVRRFVIAGGETSGAVVKALGVNLLQIGAQIDPGVPVTLSNSAEPLALALKSGNFGSRDFFAKALKQLAGGGQ; encoded by the coding sequence ATGACCGATTCCACCGCACGCCCGCTGCTGGGCTGCATCGCCGACGACTTCACCGGCGCCACCGACCTCGCCAACATGCTGGTGCGCGGCGGCATGCGCACGGTGCAAAGCATCGGTATCCCGAGCCGCGAAGTGGCGGCCGGGCTGGATGCCGACGCCATCGTCATCGCCCTCAAGTCGCGCACCACGCCGGTTGCCGAGGCGGTCGAGGAATCCCTCGCCGCCCTGGACTGGCTGCGCGAACAGGGCTGCGAGCAGATCTTCTTCAAGTACTGCTCGACCTTCGATTCCACCGCCGCCGGCAATATCGGCCAGGTCAGCGAGGCCTTGCTCCAGGCCCTGAACAGTGATTTCACCCTGGCCTGCCCGGCGTTCCCGGAAAACGGCCGGACCATTTTCCGCGGCCACCTGTTCGTCCAGGACCAGTTGCTCAGCGAGTCGGGCATGCAGCATCACCCGCTGACGCCTATGACCGACGCCAACCTGGTGCGCGTGCTGCAGGCCCAGACCCAACTGAAAGTCGGCCTGCTGCGCTACGACAGCATCGCTGGGGGCGTCGAGGCGGTGCGGGCGAAGATCGCCGAACTGCGCCAGCAGGGGATCGGCATGGCCGTCGCCGATGCGCTGTCCGATCAGGACCTCTATACCCTCGGCAGCGCCTGCGCCGACCTACCGCTGCTGACCGGCGGCTCGGGCCTGGCCCTGGGCCTGCCGGGCAACTTCCGCCGCGCCGGCAAATTGCGCGACTTCGATGTGGCGTCGCTGCCGACCGTTGAAGGCGGCGAAGTGGTGCTGGCCGGCAGCGCCTCGGTGGCCACCATCGGCCAGGTCGCGGCCTGGCTGGAGGCCGACCGTCCGGCCCTGCGCATCGACCCCATGGCCCTGGCCGCGGGCAAACCGGTGGTGGAGCAGGCCCTGGCCTTTGCCCGCGACAGTGATGAAACCGTACTGATCTACGCCACCAGCACCCCGGCCGAGGTCAAGGCGGTGCAACAACAGCTCGGCGTCGAGCGCGCCGGCACGCTGGTGGAGAACGCCCTGGGCGAGATTGCCGCTGGCCTGCGCCAGAACGGCGTGCGCCGCTTCGTGATTGCCGGTGGCGAAACCTCCGGCGCGGTGGTCAAGGCGCTCGGGGTCAACCTGTTGCAGATCGGCGCGCAGATCGACCCGGGCGTGCCGGTCACCCTCAGCAACTCCGCCGAGCCGTTGGCGCTGGCCTTGAAATCCGGCAACTTCGGCAGCCGCGACTTCTTCGCCAAGGCCCTCAAACAACTGGCCGGAGGTGGCCAATGA
- a CDS encoding aldolase: protein MSAAANKEQALREEICDVGRSLYQRGYTVGSAGNISARLDDGWLITPTDVCLGRLDPAAIAKVNLAGEWVSGNKPSKTLALHRQVYDRNPSVGGVVHTHSTHLVALTLAGVWRPDDILPPLTPYQVMKVGHIPLIGYQRPGSPKVAQQVAQLANSVRGVMLERLGPVVWESSVAKASYALEELEETARLWLMSNPKPAPLDQAALDELRETFGAHW, encoded by the coding sequence ATGAGCGCTGCGGCGAACAAGGAACAGGCCCTGCGCGAAGAGATCTGCGACGTCGGTCGCAGCCTCTACCAACGCGGCTACACCGTGGGCAGCGCCGGCAATATCAGCGCGCGCCTCGACGATGGCTGGCTGATCACCCCGACCGACGTCTGCCTTGGCCGCCTCGATCCGGCGGCCATCGCCAAGGTCAATCTGGCGGGGGAGTGGGTGTCCGGCAACAAGCCATCCAAGACCCTGGCCCTGCATCGCCAGGTCTATGACCGCAACCCGAGCGTCGGTGGCGTGGTGCATACCCATTCCACCCACCTGGTGGCGTTGACCCTGGCTGGCGTATGGCGGCCGGACGACATCCTGCCGCCGCTGACGCCGTACCAGGTGATGAAGGTCGGGCACATTCCGCTGATCGGCTACCAGCGCCCGGGTTCGCCCAAGGTCGCCCAGCAGGTGGCGCAACTGGCCAACAGCGTGCGCGGGGTGATGCTCGAACGCCTGGGGCCGGTGGTCTGGGAAAGCTCGGTGGCCAAGGCCAGCTACGCCCTGGAAGAACTGGAAGAAACCGCGCGACTCTGGCTGATGAGCAACCCCAAGCCCGCGCCGCTGGATCAGGCAGCCCTGGATGAGCTGCGAGAGACCTTCGGCGCGCACTGGTAG
- a CDS encoding DUF2157 domain-containing protein yields MRKTTQQMLLHEIADWRHRGLIDAEAQQRLGALYERPEHRLSTVLQWLGIGAVLLIGMAVLGGIGLLAESVLVGAVLFFAAGVGLWLIGARLARDPARRMPVTGVAILTIGLILMGASLLLGSSDSETGEFGNLPLALLVTAALSIATAYGYRLRWPLLLGLLCVFHGLGSWEWYGGSGTYYFGIQDRRSMAVIAGLVALLGLWHQRAEDHALRRFSGFGRLYVIFGLLYFNCSLWFLSLEEAYQQTLAWTLLFTLGAIAQLVLGARFKHPSFTGFGVVFLGIDLYTRFYEYAWEHLSAAVFFAVAGAVGMLLGWLFERTTLRAGEAGQ; encoded by the coding sequence ATGAGAAAAACCACCCAGCAGATGTTGCTCCACGAAATCGCCGACTGGCGCCACCGTGGTTTGATCGATGCCGAGGCGCAGCAGCGGCTCGGCGCCCTGTATGAACGTCCCGAACACCGCCTGTCCACGGTCTTGCAATGGCTGGGCATCGGCGCGGTGCTGCTGATCGGCATGGCGGTGCTGGGCGGCATTGGCCTGCTGGCCGAGTCGGTGCTGGTGGGGGCGGTATTGTTTTTCGCCGCCGGTGTCGGGCTGTGGCTGATCGGCGCGCGCCTGGCCCGCGACCCGGCGCGGCGCATGCCGGTCACCGGGGTGGCGATCCTGACCATCGGCTTGATCCTGATGGGCGCCAGCCTGTTGCTCGGCAGCTCCGACAGCGAGACCGGCGAGTTCGGCAACCTGCCGCTGGCGCTGCTGGTCACCGCCGCCCTGAGCATCGCTACCGCCTATGGCTATCGTCTGCGCTGGCCGCTGCTGCTGGGCCTGCTCTGCGTCTTCCACGGTTTGGGTTCGTGGGAGTGGTATGGCGGTTCCGGCACTTACTATTTCGGCATCCAGGACCGGCGCTCCATGGCCGTGATCGCTGGGCTGGTGGCGCTCCTGGGGCTGTGGCACCAGCGCGCCGAGGATCATGCCTTGCGCCGGTTCAGCGGTTTCGGACGGTTGTATGTGATCTTCGGGCTGCTGTACTTCAACTGCTCGCTGTGGTTCCTCAGCCTGGAGGAGGCTTACCAGCAGACCCTGGCCTGGACCCTGCTGTTCACCCTCGGCGCCATCGCCCAACTGGTGCTCGGCGCGCGCTTCAAGCACCCCAGCTTCACCGGTTTCGGCGTGGTGTTCCTCGGCATCGACCTGTACACGCGCTTTTATGAGTACGCCTGGGAACACCTGAGCGCCGCGGTGTTTTTTGCCGTGGCCGGCGCGGTGGGCATGCTCCTGGGCTGGTTGTTCGAACGCACCACGCTGCGCGCCGGGGAGGCTGGCCAATGA
- the ltnD gene encoding L-threonate dehydrogenase, translating into MNNKNVGVVGLGAMGLGIARSLLRAGFNVHACDVREAVTQQFSNEGGVACASPARMAEACDVIITVVVNAEQTETVLFGGDGAVSALGAGSLVIGCATVAPTYAVELGERLAEQGLLYLDAPISGGAAKAAAGEMTMMTSGPAAAYAKAEAILAGMAGKVYRLGDAHGLGSKVKIINQLLAGVHIAASAEAMALGLREGVDADALYEVITHSAGNSWMFENRVPHILKADYTPLSAVDIFVKDLGLVLDTARASKFPLPLSATAHQMFMQASSAGFGREDDSAVIKIFPGIDLPTAKPEPV; encoded by the coding sequence ATGAATAACAAGAATGTCGGTGTTGTCGGTCTGGGCGCGATGGGCCTGGGCATTGCCCGCTCGCTGCTGCGCGCGGGCTTCAATGTGCATGCCTGTGACGTGCGTGAAGCGGTCACCCAGCAGTTCTCCAACGAAGGCGGGGTGGCCTGCGCGTCGCCGGCGCGAATGGCCGAAGCCTGCGATGTGATCATCACCGTGGTGGTCAACGCCGAGCAGACCGAAACCGTGCTGTTCGGTGGCGATGGCGCCGTGTCGGCCTTGGGTGCCGGCAGCCTGGTGATAGGTTGCGCCACCGTGGCGCCGACCTACGCCGTGGAGCTGGGCGAGCGCCTGGCCGAGCAGGGCCTGTTGTACCTCGACGCGCCGATCTCCGGCGGCGCGGCCAAGGCCGCCGCCGGCGAGATGACCATGATGACCTCCGGCCCGGCTGCCGCCTACGCCAAGGCCGAAGCGATACTCGCCGGCATGGCGGGCAAGGTCTATCGCCTGGGCGACGCCCATGGCCTGGGTTCCAAGGTCAAGATCATCAACCAGCTGCTGGCCGGGGTGCACATCGCCGCGTCCGCCGAAGCCATGGCCCTGGGCCTGCGCGAAGGGGTGGACGCCGATGCCCTGTACGAAGTGATCACCCACAGCGCCGGCAACTCCTGGATGTTCGAGAACCGCGTGCCGCACATCCTCAAGGCCGACTACACGCCGCTGTCGGCGGTGGACATCTTCGTCAAGGACCTGGGCCTGGTGCTGGATACCGCCCGCGCCAGCAAATTCCCGCTGCCGCTGTCGGCCACCGCGCACCAGATGTTCATGCAGGCCTCCAGCGCCGGTTTCGGCCGCGAGGACGACTCGGCGGTGATCAAGATTTTCCCGGGCATCGACCTGCCGACCGCCAAGCCCGAGCCTGTCTGA
- a CDS encoding DeoR/GlpR family DNA-binding transcription regulator, whose protein sequence is MPNPKDIASDSGAPMIPEQRRELILRQLRKHQVLSVHQLMEMFDCSHMTVRRDIALLEQEGRAYSVTGGVRIASQLHSEPSHQSKAVVELPQKQAMARLAARLLHADMTVYLDAGTSTLEIVPYIKALSGMTVVTNDFGIVQALMEAPQVTVIHTGGQLDHDNHSCVGGLAVATLRQVVTDIAFMSTSSWDLRRGITTPSALKVEVKQVAMQSASQVVLVASSSKYGTFSMYRIAGLEQFDVIISDDDLAQAAADGIRKQGVELLLPSDLQAKAAKD, encoded by the coding sequence ATGCCCAACCCCAAGGACATCGCCAGCGATAGCGGCGCCCCGATGATTCCCGAGCAGCGTCGCGAGCTGATTCTGCGCCAGTTGCGCAAGCACCAGGTGCTGAGCGTGCATCAGTTGATGGAGATGTTCGACTGCTCGCACATGACGGTGCGCCGCGACATTGCCCTGTTGGAGCAGGAAGGCCGGGCCTATTCGGTGACCGGCGGGGTGCGTATCGCCAGCCAGTTGCACAGCGAGCCGAGCCACCAGAGCAAGGCGGTGGTCGAGCTGCCGCAGAAGCAGGCCATGGCCCGGCTGGCGGCGCGCCTGTTGCACGCGGACATGACGGTGTACCTGGACGCCGGCACCAGCACCCTGGAGATCGTGCCGTACATCAAGGCGCTGTCGGGCATGACGGTGGTGACCAACGACTTCGGTATCGTCCAGGCGCTGATGGAGGCGCCGCAGGTGACGGTGATCCACACCGGCGGCCAGCTCGACCACGACAACCATTCCTGCGTCGGCGGGCTGGCGGTGGCGACCCTGCGTCAGGTGGTGACCGACATCGCCTTTATGTCCACCAGTTCCTGGGACCTGCGCCGCGGCATCACCACGCCGTCGGCGTTGAAGGTCGAGGTCAAGCAGGTGGCGATGCAGTCGGCGTCCCAGGTGGTGCTGGTGGCCAGCAGTTCGAAGTACGGCACCTTCAGCATGTACCGCATCGCCGGGCTGGAGCAGTTCGACGTGATCATCAGCGACGACGACCTGGCCCAGGCCGCGGCGGACGGGATTCGCAAGCAAGGGGTGGAATTGCTGCTGCCGTCCGACCTGCAAGCCAAGGCAGCGAAGGACTGA